A stretch of Henckelia pumila isolate YLH828 chromosome 4, ASM3356847v2, whole genome shotgun sequence DNA encodes these proteins:
- the LOC140864102 gene encoding filament-like plant protein 3 isoform X1 yields the protein MDRRSWLWRRKSSEKSPSGETESSGSLSSHSEIYSDDQSLANQNMQSPEVTSKTVPGDEDRNDSLKTLSEKLSEAILDVRTKEDLVKQHAKVAEEAVTGWERAENEVSILKKQTEALTQKNSILEERVGHLDGALKECLRQLRQAREDQEQKIYDIIANRTREWDSTKSELENQLADMFSKLEAAEKENSILKLKLVSKTKELERRTCERDLSTHAAESASKQHLECVKKIANLEAECRRLKAVVCKATPVNDHRSGVEEKILVIENCSCERSGLESIGGEPCHPESWSSASVTEEGQFKNERSFERSLIIPSAEIDLMDDFLEMEKIVALPVIQGGNNSNTIINSREDRLKDDLEAMINRTAELEENLEKIEMEKMNLEVTLNDCRIQLKTSEDQLKQTEVKLLKLSTELAVTDEEKRASQKEIEYMKEKHEHVTKLEHEIETMHSTICSLKNEVEKERNFSKELETELSRMKFDYKSQRSAMVEEFRIIQDKELAAAKSKYAECQKTLASLDRQLKILATLDDFSTDSEEPVQIP from the exons ATGGACCGGAGGAGTTGGCTGTGGCGGCGTAAGTCTTCTGAAAAAAGTCCCAGTGGTGAAACTGAGAGCTCAGGATCTTTGTCATCTCATTCAGAAATATATTCTGATGATCAG AGTCTGgcaaatcaaaacatgcaatccCCTGAAGTCACGTCTAAAACTGTACCTGGTGATGAAGACCGCAATGATAGTTTGAAGACTCTGTCAGAGAAACTATCTGAAGCAATTCTTGATGTTCGCACCAAAGAAGACTTGGTTAAGCAACATGCCAAAGTTGCAGAGGAAGCTGTCACAG GGTGGGAAAGGGCTGAGAATGAAGTATCAATTCTGAAGAAACAAACTGAAGCCTTAACTCAGAAGAATTCGATCCTTGAAGAACGTGTTGGCCATCTTGATGGAGCTCTTAAAGAATGTTTGAGACAGCTTCGACAAGCACGAGAAGACCAGGAACAGAAGATTTATGATATTATTGCCAACAGAACTCGTGAATGGGATTCGACAAAATCTGAACTTGAGAACCAGCTTGCTGACATGTTCTCTAAGCTTGAAGCTGCAGAGAAAGAGAACTCCATCCTTAAGCTCAAGCTCGTTTCCAAAACCAAAGAACTGGAACGAAGGACCTGTGAGAGAGATCTCAGCACCCATGCTGCTGAATCTGCTAGTAAACAACATCTTGAATGCGTTAAAAAGATTGCCAATCTTGAAGCAGAATGCCGTAGGCTAAAGGCAGTGGTTTGTAAAGCAACACCGGTTAATGATCACCGGTCAGGCGTTGAGGAGAAAATACTGGTTATCGAGAATTGCAGCTGTGAAAGAAGTGGATTAGAGTCTATTGGTGGTGAGCCATGCCACCCCGAATCTTGGTCATCTGCTTCAGTAACAGAAGAGGGACAGTTTAAGAATGAAAGAAGTTTTGAAAGGAGTCTCATAATTCCTTCTGCTGAGATTGATCTCATGGATGACTTTCTTGAGATGGAGAAGATTGTGGCACTACCTGTAATACAAGGTGGAAACAACTCGAACACCATAATCAATAGTCGAGAAGATCGTTTGAAAGATGATCTGGAAGCCATGATCAATCGAACGGCTGAGCTGGAAGAGAATTTAGAAAAGATAGAAATGGAGAAAATGAATTTGGAGGTGACTCTTAACGATTGTCGTATTCAGCTTAAAACATCAGAGGATCAACTCAAGCAAACAGAGGTAAAATTGTTGAAATTGAGCACTGAGCTGGCTGTGACCGATGAAGAAAAGAGGGCTTCCCAGAAAGAAATTGAATATATGAAAGAAAAGCATGAGCACGTGACAAAACTTGAACATGAGATAGAAACTATGCATTCAACTATTTGTTCGTTAAAAAATGAGGTcgaaaaagaaagaaatttttCAAAGGAATTGGAAACTGAGTTATCAAGAATGAAATTTGATTATAAGTCTCAGAGATCAGCAATGGTGGAAGAGTTCAGGATCATTCAG GATAAAGAATTGGCAGCGGCTAAGAGTAAATATGCCGAATGTCAAAAGACACTCGCTTCTCTTGACCGACAGCTGAAAATTCTAGCTACATTAGATGACTTCTCAACTGACTCCGAAGAACCTGTACAAATCCCATAA
- the LOC140864102 gene encoding filament-like plant protein isoform X2, giving the protein MGEKKEAYVTSLANQNMQSPEVTSKTVPGDEDRNDSLKTLSEKLSEAILDVRTKEDLVKQHAKVAEEAVTGWERAENEVSILKKQTEALTQKNSILEERVGHLDGALKECLRQLRQAREDQEQKIYDIIANRTREWDSTKSELENQLADMFSKLEAAEKENSILKLKLVSKTKELERRTCERDLSTHAAESASKQHLECVKKIANLEAECRRLKAVVCKATPVNDHRSGVEEKILVIENCSCERSGLESIGGEPCHPESWSSASVTEEGQFKNERSFERSLIIPSAEIDLMDDFLEMEKIVALPVIQGGNNSNTIINSREDRLKDDLEAMINRTAELEENLEKIEMEKMNLEVTLNDCRIQLKTSEDQLKQTEVKLLKLSTELAVTDEEKRASQKEIEYMKEKHEHVTKLEHEIETMHSTICSLKNEVEKERNFSKELETELSRMKFDYKSQRSAMVEEFRIIQDKELAAAKSKYAECQKTLASLDRQLKILATLDDFSTDSEEPVQIP; this is encoded by the exons ATGGGAGAAAAAAAGGAAGCTTATGTGACT AGTCTGgcaaatcaaaacatgcaatccCCTGAAGTCACGTCTAAAACTGTACCTGGTGATGAAGACCGCAATGATAGTTTGAAGACTCTGTCAGAGAAACTATCTGAAGCAATTCTTGATGTTCGCACCAAAGAAGACTTGGTTAAGCAACATGCCAAAGTTGCAGAGGAAGCTGTCACAG GGTGGGAAAGGGCTGAGAATGAAGTATCAATTCTGAAGAAACAAACTGAAGCCTTAACTCAGAAGAATTCGATCCTTGAAGAACGTGTTGGCCATCTTGATGGAGCTCTTAAAGAATGTTTGAGACAGCTTCGACAAGCACGAGAAGACCAGGAACAGAAGATTTATGATATTATTGCCAACAGAACTCGTGAATGGGATTCGACAAAATCTGAACTTGAGAACCAGCTTGCTGACATGTTCTCTAAGCTTGAAGCTGCAGAGAAAGAGAACTCCATCCTTAAGCTCAAGCTCGTTTCCAAAACCAAAGAACTGGAACGAAGGACCTGTGAGAGAGATCTCAGCACCCATGCTGCTGAATCTGCTAGTAAACAACATCTTGAATGCGTTAAAAAGATTGCCAATCTTGAAGCAGAATGCCGTAGGCTAAAGGCAGTGGTTTGTAAAGCAACACCGGTTAATGATCACCGGTCAGGCGTTGAGGAGAAAATACTGGTTATCGAGAATTGCAGCTGTGAAAGAAGTGGATTAGAGTCTATTGGTGGTGAGCCATGCCACCCCGAATCTTGGTCATCTGCTTCAGTAACAGAAGAGGGACAGTTTAAGAATGAAAGAAGTTTTGAAAGGAGTCTCATAATTCCTTCTGCTGAGATTGATCTCATGGATGACTTTCTTGAGATGGAGAAGATTGTGGCACTACCTGTAATACAAGGTGGAAACAACTCGAACACCATAATCAATAGTCGAGAAGATCGTTTGAAAGATGATCTGGAAGCCATGATCAATCGAACGGCTGAGCTGGAAGAGAATTTAGAAAAGATAGAAATGGAGAAAATGAATTTGGAGGTGACTCTTAACGATTGTCGTATTCAGCTTAAAACATCAGAGGATCAACTCAAGCAAACAGAGGTAAAATTGTTGAAATTGAGCACTGAGCTGGCTGTGACCGATGAAGAAAAGAGGGCTTCCCAGAAAGAAATTGAATATATGAAAGAAAAGCATGAGCACGTGACAAAACTTGAACATGAGATAGAAACTATGCATTCAACTATTTGTTCGTTAAAAAATGAGGTcgaaaaagaaagaaatttttCAAAGGAATTGGAAACTGAGTTATCAAGAATGAAATTTGATTATAAGTCTCAGAGATCAGCAATGGTGGAAGAGTTCAGGATCATTCAG GATAAAGAATTGGCAGCGGCTAAGAGTAAATATGCCGAATGTCAAAAGACACTCGCTTCTCTTGACCGACAGCTGAAAATTCTAGCTACATTAGATGACTTCTCAACTGACTCCGAAGAACCTGTACAAATCCCATAA